One Pseudomonas abieticivorans genomic region harbors:
- a CDS encoding SDR family NAD(P)-dependent oxidoreductase — MNQFLKRLEGKVCVITGAGSGIGRASALRFAQEGATVVVTDLYAESAQAVAAQIGPNALALQVDVGEEEALRHMVEETVNTFGRIDVLFNNAVYKNPATTRDIDFIDFNTELFHNCMRVNVLGGVLACKHALPHMLAQGSGAILFTSSTSSIAGEIAQFSYGASKAALNWYVQTIAATFGKRGIRCNGILPGVIRTPAMESWANEAMKAAFLDLQNVPQLGEPEDIAAMAAFLASDDAAYVNGALMRVDGGMSCGTPMVPVVRNFLLPQA, encoded by the coding sequence ATGAACCAGTTTTTGAAACGCCTGGAAGGCAAAGTGTGCGTGATCACCGGGGCCGGCAGTGGCATTGGCCGTGCCTCGGCCCTGCGGTTTGCCCAAGAGGGCGCCACGGTGGTGGTCACCGACCTGTACGCCGAATCGGCCCAGGCCGTGGCCGCGCAAATCGGCCCCAACGCCTTGGCCCTGCAAGTGGACGTGGGCGAGGAGGAGGCGCTGCGGCACATGGTCGAGGAAACCGTGAACACCTTCGGCCGCATCGACGTGCTGTTCAATAACGCCGTGTACAAGAACCCCGCTACCACCCGCGACATTGATTTCATCGATTTCAATACCGAGCTGTTTCACAACTGCATGCGGGTCAACGTGCTGGGCGGCGTGCTGGCGTGCAAGCATGCCTTACCGCACATGCTGGCCCAGGGCAGCGGCGCCATCCTCTTCACCTCGTCCACCAGCTCCATCGCCGGTGAAATCGCCCAGTTCAGCTATGGCGCATCCAAGGCCGCGTTGAACTGGTACGTGCAAACCATCGCCGCCACCTTTGGCAAACGCGGCATTCGCTGCAACGGCATCCTGCCCGGCGTGATCCGCACCCCGGCCATGGAAAGTTGGGCCAACGAGGCGATGAAGGCAGCCTTCCTCGATCTGCAGAACGTGCCGCAACTGGGCGAACCCGAGGACATCGCAGCCATGGCCGCCTTCCTCGCCAGCGACGATGCGGCCTATGTCAATGGCGCGCTGATGCGCGTCGATGGCGGCATGAGCTGCGGCACACCGATGGTGCCGGTGGTGCGCAACTTCCTGTTGCCCCAGGCCTGA
- a CDS encoding DUF1329 domain-containing protein produces the protein MTVNNPGATLATIGLLAITLAGGPAVADDSYTVADLGGKLTPFGAIVAGNAAGTIPAYDGGFKAPAGLVPGDGTWPNPFAGEKPRLRISAANVDQYQDQLPAGQVQLLKQNPSTYYLDVYPTHRTAAYPANFLAASQRNASRQGCKTENDGLSISEGCRGGLPFPLPKDGHEVMWNYILNYQGVNGWDWNHSAYVVNQGHATLTNTNRSTGEKPFYQLDVPGRDPKIAQRIWSFIVAPARTAGQASGYWDYLDPVAEARYAWSYSTGQRRVRKAPEFNYDTPNSAFGGVAFYDEIFLFSGKMDRFDWKLVGKKEMFIPYSNYTLKWGCDMDRKLMPKHINPECERWELHRVWVVEATRKEGVRHAHKKRRYYIDEDTFGAATYDAWDDSGALFRTGSQYNIEAYGTPNNPQQDSYSLYDFTRDQYGMFGNGPSRYRAAPVSEREANPQTIAGGQTR, from the coding sequence ATGACGGTTAACAACCCTGGGGCCACGTTGGCGACGATCGGCCTGCTGGCCATCACCTTGGCGGGCGGCCCGGCCGTGGCCGACGACAGCTATACCGTTGCAGACCTGGGCGGCAAGCTCACACCGTTTGGCGCGATTGTGGCCGGCAATGCCGCCGGCACCATTCCTGCCTATGACGGCGGCTTTAAAGCGCCCGCAGGCCTGGTGCCGGGGGACGGCACCTGGCCCAACCCGTTCGCCGGGGAAAAGCCGCGCCTGCGCATCAGCGCCGCCAACGTGGACCAATACCAGGACCAACTGCCGGCGGGGCAGGTGCAACTGCTCAAGCAGAACCCAAGCACCTACTACCTCGACGTTTACCCCACCCACCGCACCGCCGCCTATCCGGCCAATTTTTTGGCCGCCAGCCAGCGCAACGCGAGCCGCCAGGGCTGCAAGACCGAGAACGACGGGCTGTCGATCAGCGAGGGGTGCCGTGGCGGCCTGCCATTCCCATTGCCCAAGGACGGCCATGAGGTGATGTGGAACTACATCCTCAACTACCAGGGGGTCAACGGTTGGGACTGGAACCACAGCGCCTACGTGGTCAACCAGGGCCACGCGACGTTGACCAATACCAACCGCTCCACGGGTGAAAAGCCTTTCTACCAATTGGACGTGCCAGGCCGCGACCCGAAAATCGCCCAGCGCATCTGGTCGTTCATCGTCGCGCCAGCCCGCACGGCGGGGCAGGCTTCCGGTTACTGGGACTACCTGGACCCGGTGGCCGAAGCCCGCTACGCCTGGAGCTACAGCACCGGCCAGCGGCGCGTGCGCAAGGCCCCGGAATTCAACTACGACACGCCAAACTCGGCGTTTGGCGGCGTGGCTTTCTACGATGAGATCTTCTTGTTCTCGGGGAAAATGGACCGCTTTGACTGGAAGCTGGTGGGCAAGAAGGAAATGTTCATTCCCTACAGCAACTACACGCTCAAGTGGGGCTGCGACATGGACCGCAAGCTGATGCCCAAGCACATCAACCCCGAGTGCGAACGCTGGGAATTGCACCGCGTGTGGGTAGTGGAGGCGACCCGCAAGGAGGGCGTGCGGCACGCGCATAAAAAACGTCGCTACTACATCGACGAAGACACCTTTGGCGCCGCCACGTATGACGCCTGGGACGACAGTGGCGCGCTGTTTCGCACCGGTTCGCAGTACAACATCGAAGCCTACGGCACACCCAACAACCCGCAGCAGGACTCCTATTCGCTGTACGACTTCACGCGTGACCAGTACGGCATGTTCGGCAATGGCCCGTCGCGTTACCGCGCCGCCCCGGTTTCCGAGCGTGAAGCCAACCCACAGACCATCGCCGGTGGCCAGACCCGCTGA